AGCTAGATCGCGTTGAAATGATCAATCAGGACGAAACATTCACAAGCACTGTCGCGTAACACTTCACGCTTACAGATCTTTCTCCGTCGGTGGAAAACGTTTGCGGCTGTCGCTGTCGACTGGCTTTCCGCTACGCGTATTCCACCATTCGGCTGCCCGCTTTGGATCATAACTCGGATTGGGAATCGGCATTCGGGCGTTGACACCCTGACGCCACACTTTCAGTTTCTGCTTCAAGTCTACGACACGCCCTTTCTTTTCGGATGCAAGATTTTTCGTTTCGCCGATATCATTGCTGATCTGGTAGAGTTCGACATCGCCGGTACCATCGAGATACTCGATCAGTTTCCAATCCCGCTCACGAATGCTGCTCGCAGGTCGGTCGTGGTGGTAGTGGGGATAGTGCCAGAAGAGTGCGCTACGTTTGAGTTTTGCATCGGGATTTTTGAGTAAGGGTAGTAAACTCACCCCGTCGATCGTCTGATTTTTCGGAAGCGTGCCGCCGGCCAGCTCAACAAACGTGGGATAGAAGTCGTATGTGATCGTCGGCTCTGCACAGACGGTTCCGGGTTTTACAAGTGGCGGATACTTGATAATCAAAGGCACGCGAACGCCGCCTTCGTGCAGCGAGCCTTTTTCCCCTTTAAGCGGAGCCAGGCTTGAGACATTGTCATCCGCCTGTTCCCGGTAATCGTAGCGACGATAGAGGCCCCCGTTGTCCGAGGTAAACACAACCATCGTATTGTCGCTCAATCCTTCGGCTTCGATGGCATCGACTATCCGACCGACCATGTCATCGCAATGTTCAATCATGGCGGCATAAACCGGGTGTGGAAATTCGCGTTTCAGACTGGCTGACTTCTGTCGGTACTTCTCGACCTTTTCCGACATCGCTCCCAGTGGAATGTGTACGGCGAAAGGAGAGAGCATCAGAAAGAATGGTTTTTGTTTGTTATCACGAATGAAATCGATACTTAGATCCGCTTCAAAATCAGTTCGATACTGCCCCTGCTTCGGCTTCAAGTCGCGTCGTCCCTGCACCCGATACTTGCCGGGGAGATGTGGTCCGCCAATAACGGCTGAAAAATCGTATCCCTGTCGGTCAGGCTGAAACTGAGGTCCGTTGCCCAGATGCCATTTTCCGATATAGCCAGTCTCGTAGCCAGCGGAATTCAGCGATTCCGCAACGGTGACCGTATCGAGCGGCAAAGCCATTGTCGGACGCGGAGTAATCACACGTTCAAACGGTCGCCAGTGCCCGGCGATAAAATCGGTAATGCCGATGCGTGCCTGATTCTGTCCCGACTGCAACGCACACCGCGTGGGAGAGCAAACGGCACCGGCTGCATAAAAATCGGTAAACCGCATCCCTTCTTTAGCCAGCTGATCGATCCGCGGCGTGTCCACAAAATCATTGCCATAACAGCCGACATCCTTCCAGCCCATATCGTCAATAAAAATGAGCACGATGTTAGGTCGCTCGGCAGCCGTCGTCGGTCCCGCAGCAATCAACATGAAAAATAAAGACAGAACCATCACGCGCGCCATGATTTCAGCTCCCGTTGTTTAGAGTATTCCTGCTGCCACTGAAATGACAGATTTCTTACCGATTCAATACCACTTACATCTTACATGTAAACAGAGGCTGCAGAAATGGTAAAGTATTACATTGCAACTCATTATAAAAATTTGGAAAGCAGAAAAAACGGTAGATTTGTCTTCCCGAATTCATTGAGTCCAATAGAGAAAGAAAACACAGGGGGGGCCGATTGAAATGAAAGTATTGCGGAATCTTTGGCGAGCAGAATACTTAAGTTACTCACTCAGCGATAATAAAAGTCCTATTCACCTGCCGGATAGCGATAGGGTGTAGCTGCTTCGTATAATTTCTGACGGTCCTGCAATTCGGTTTTCAAGTTGGCACTGGCAAGAGTAATTGCTTCCTGATTGGCCTTTAATGCTTCTTCATAATTGTCATTTTCGGCATAAGCCACCGCTAAAGCTGCCCAATGGGTTGCCTTGAAGTCAACCTGATAGTTGCTACTGCATCTTTTCCCAAATTCAGCTAGTTCAAGTGAACTTTTTTTATCTCTGAGTTCTGCATCATTACTTGCTGCTTTGATTTCCGCAGCAGCCATGATGACATCGAAATTCTCCCGATATTCTTTCATCGCTAATTCCAAAGCGACGAGTGCCTCTCGATATCTGCCCAGCTTGTATAATGCCAGACCTTGAAATTGCTGGAATTTTTCCAGTTCGGGCCACTTAGTAAGCGTTTCATTCGAGAGTAATAACAGTTGATCGGCAAGCCCTTGGTCCCAATATAATTCACACAATTTGAATCTGGCTACAGCATCTTCCGGATCCGTTTCGACCCGCTTCTCCCAATATGCAATACGCTCTTCAATCAGCGTTTCTTCCGTCGGCAGGTCATCTGCGGAAAGACGCCGGATCCTCACATTTTTCAGTTTCCAAACATACTCTGACGTACATGGAAGTCG
This genomic interval from Gimesia alba contains the following:
- a CDS encoding sulfatase — its product is MARVMVLSLFFMLIAAGPTTAAERPNIVLIFIDDMGWKDVGCYGNDFVDTPRIDQLAKEGMRFTDFYAAGAVCSPTRCALQSGQNQARIGITDFIAGHWRPFERVITPRPTMALPLDTVTVAESLNSAGYETGYIGKWHLGNGPQFQPDRQGYDFSAVIGGPHLPGKYRVQGRRDLKPKQGQYRTDFEADLSIDFIRDNKQKPFFLMLSPFAVHIPLGAMSEKVEKYRQKSASLKREFPHPVYAAMIEHCDDMVGRIVDAIEAEGLSDNTMVVFTSDNGGLYRRYDYREQADDNVSSLAPLKGEKGSLHEGGVRVPLIIKYPPLVKPGTVCAEPTITYDFYPTFVELAGGTLPKNQTIDGVSLLPLLKNPDAKLKRSALFWHYPHYHHDRPASSIRERDWKLIEYLDGTGDVELYQISNDIGETKNLASEKKGRVVDLKQKLKVWRQGVNARMPIPNPSYDPKRAAEWWNTRSGKPVDSDSRKRFPPTEKDL